The Ranitomeya imitator isolate aRanImi1 chromosome 6, aRanImi1.pri, whole genome shotgun sequence genome window below encodes:
- the CCN3 gene encoding CCN family member 3 produces the protein MERVKANEKHRILIRTTWKSAKISRDVMMCGRSLLPALCTLFLIHTAISQKCPAQCGPCPEEPPTCAPHVPVVLDGCACCPVCARQQGEVCSEVLPCQEELGLYCDFSAELRSDVGTCAELEGGKCMFNGAIYSHGESFQPSCKYHCSCQDGQIGCVPRCNLDLQLPGPDCPFPRKVSIPGECCEKWVCDAKEQVPFGGFAMAAYRPEATFGVDMGTNCIEQTTEWSACSKTCGMGHSYRVTNRNRRCEMQKQIRLCMVRPCDEETEGLIEKKGKKCTRVRKSEKAVHFEYNKCVSVHSYKPKFCGKCTDGRCCTPHSTRTAQVEFLCPNDRVMKKQVMLINTCVCHNNCPRDTSLLQTDNAKFPNLRIY, from the exons ATGGAGAGGGTGAAGGCGAATGAAAAGCACAGAATACTAATCCGTACAACTTGGAAGTCAGCAAAGATCTCCCGGGACGTGATGATGTGTGGACGGAGCCTGCTGCCTGCCCTGTGCACACTCTTCCTCATCCATACT GCGATCTCTCAGAAATGTCCAGCACAGTGTGGACCTTGTCCGGAGGAACCGCCAACCTGTGCCCCCCACGTGCCCGTCGTGTTAGATGGCTGTGCCTGCTGCCCAGTGTGTGCCAGGCAGCAGGGGGAGGTCTGCTCCGAGGTGCTGCCATGTCAGGAGGAGCTGGGCTTATACTGTGACTTCAGTGCAGAGCTGAGAAGTGACGTGGGCACATGCGCGG agCTGGAAGGAGGTAAATGTATGTTTAATGGCGCCATATACAGCCACGGTGAAAGCTTCCAGCCCAGCTGTAAATACCACTGCTCCTGTCAGGACGGACAGATCGGATGCGTCCCAAGATGTAACCTGGACCTGCAGCTGCCCGGACCTGACTGCCCCTTCCCAAGAAAAGTCTCCATCCCCGGGGAATGCTGCGAGAAGTGGGTGTGCGACGCAAAAGAACAAGTGCCATTCGGAGGCTTCGCTATGGCTG CCTACAGACCCGAGGCCACGTTTGGAGTAGATATGGGTACCAATTGTATCGAGCAGACGACAGAGTGGAGCGCTTGCTCTAAGACATGCGGCATGGGCCACTCCTACAGGGTGACGAATCGTAATCGACGCTGTGAAATGCAGAAACAGATCCGCCTGTGCATGGTGCGACCTTGTGATGAAGAGACGGAGGGGCTCATAGAAAAG AAAGGGAAAAAATGCACGCGAGTGAGGAAATCCGAGAAAGCCGTCCATTTTGAATACAATAAATGTGTCAGCGTGCACAGCTATAAGCCCAAGTTCTGTGGTAAATGCACCGATGGGCGATGCTGTACCCCCCATAGCACCAGGACCGCCCAAGTGGAGTTTCTCTGTCCTAATGATAGAGTAATGAAGAAGCAAGTGATGCTCATCAACACATGTGTCTGCCATAATAACTGCCCCCGGGACACCAGCCtcctccagacggacaacgccaagtTCCCCAACCTGAGAATATACTAG